A single genomic interval of Flavihumibacter rivuli harbors:
- a CDS encoding outer membrane beta-barrel protein, with amino-acid sequence MLQKIFATGIALSLSTALFSQTPETTSPAPAEAAETSSPEPQEKKPTFTFSGFADIYYRYDFSKNASNNRSSFTNSHNSFELGMASLKLESSFGKVGMVADLGFGKRAQEFSYNESGIVASIKQLYITYAATDWLKFTGGSWATHVGYELVDAPLNRNYSMSYMFSYGPFFHTGVKADLTFGKHGFMIGIANPTDYKSAPTDSKKSVIAQYSYAFNDNWKVYLNYVGGTRPADTAKTDQFDAVISGKFSDKFSVGFNGSIFRASIPEVARSLKDDAQDWWASAVYLNFDPTTTFGLTLRSEYFNDQNQLAPTSYATQGASIWANTISANFRVGNLTIIPEMRFESASKDIYTGKDGAEKAGNASALLAAVYRF; translated from the coding sequence ATGTTACAAAAAATTTTTGCAACCGGGATTGCACTAAGCTTATCGACTGCCCTCTTTTCGCAAACCCCTGAAACCACCAGTCCCGCCCCGGCAGAAGCCGCTGAGACCAGTTCTCCCGAACCCCAGGAAAAGAAACCTACATTTACTTTTAGCGGCTTCGCTGATATTTATTACCGATACGATTTCAGCAAGAATGCTTCCAATAACAGGAGTAGTTTTACCAACAGCCACAATTCATTTGAATTGGGAATGGCTTCCCTTAAACTTGAAAGCAGTTTCGGGAAAGTAGGCATGGTCGCCGACCTCGGATTTGGAAAAAGGGCTCAGGAATTTTCCTACAATGAATCGGGTATAGTTGCATCCATCAAGCAATTATACATTACCTACGCAGCTACCGATTGGCTGAAATTCACCGGAGGTAGTTGGGCTACCCATGTTGGTTATGAACTGGTAGACGCCCCGCTCAACCGTAACTATTCCATGTCCTATATGTTCTCCTATGGACCATTCTTCCATACCGGAGTAAAAGCCGATCTTACCTTCGGCAAGCATGGATTCATGATCGGTATCGCCAACCCAACCGATTACAAATCGGCCCCAACCGACAGTAAGAAATCCGTGATCGCACAGTACAGCTATGCGTTCAATGACAACTGGAAGGTATACCTGAACTATGTAGGTGGGACCCGTCCGGCTGATACTGCCAAGACAGATCAGTTCGATGCCGTAATCAGCGGCAAGTTCAGTGATAAATTCAGTGTGGGATTCAATGGAAGCATCTTCAGGGCCAGCATACCGGAAGTAGCAAGATCATTGAAGGATGATGCGCAGGATTGGTGGGCATCTGCAGTCTACCTGAACTTTGACCCTACCACCACCTTTGGCCTGACCCTTCGTTCCGAGTATTTCAATGACCAGAACCAATTGGCCCCCACCTCCTATGCTACACAGGGCGCATCTATCTGGGCCAATACCATCTCTGCCAACTTCAGGGTGGGCAACCTGACCATCATCCCTGAAATGAGATTTGAATCTGCTTCAAAAGATATTTATACAGGCAAGGATGGCGCGGAGAAAGCTGGCAATGCCAGTGCCTTGCTCGCTGCGGTCTATCGCTTCTGA